Part of the candidate division KSB1 bacterium genome, GCCGTCCCACGCCCGCCAACACAGGTCGCGAAATCTTTTTACACGAATGAAATTTTTTTCTTGACAAATGGTGTTTCTTTTATTAAATTGCAGCACACCCTTTGTTCTGCACCCGCTTTCACCCAGGAGAGTGCCTGGGCAGGGGCCACAACAGCTCTTGCCAGGCGGAGGAAACGAGAGGAGACCGAAGGAAGCACACATGCGCGGAAAATCGATCAAGTTGATCTACTTCTCCCTGGGGGGGTCAGAGGTGAGGGAGATCAACCTCGGATGGAGACACGCAGTGCTCCTGGGGGTTTCTGCTGTGGCGATGATAGGCGTGGTAGTGGTGGGTGTGCTGACGTTGTTTACGGACTTTTTTCAGGACGCTCGCCTCAAGAGCCTGGCAAGCGCGAACATGGCCCTCAACATCCGCTTGGCCGACATGGGCGCGCAGATCGACCGCATCCAGTCCAAGATTGTGGAGCTGGAGAAGAAAGACAACGACATGCGCATCTTCGTCGATCTGGACACCCTGGGTAGTGGCGTGAGAGCAGCGGGCGTGGGCGGCTTCACCAAGAGCATAGACTATCCCGAGCCTCCTGCCGGCTCGCCGCTGGCGACCACAGAGAGCTCCAAAACGTTGCTCGACGAGCTTGAGCGGCGCCTGCAGCTGCTGAAGACCAGCCGCGAGCAAATCGAAGCAAAGTGGCAGAGCAAGCAAGACCTTTACAACCACACCCCTTCCATTCCGCCGGTGGAAAACTACCGCATCACCGACACCTTTGGCATGCGCCGGCACCCGTTCACCGGCCGGCGGACGATGCACGAGGGTTTGGACTTTGCCGCCCACCGAGGCGAGCCGGTCTATGCCACTGCTGATGGCGTGGTTATTTCGGCGGTAGACAGGTTCAGACCCAACAATGGCTACGGCAAGGAGGTCATCGTTGACCACGGCTACGGTAAGCA contains:
- a CDS encoding M23 family metallopeptidase; this encodes MRGKSIKLIYFSLGGSEVREINLGWRHAVLLGVSAVAMIGVVVVGVLTLFTDFFQDARLKSLASANMALNIRLADMGAQIDRIQSKIVELEKKDNDMRIFVDLDTLGSGVRAAGVGGFTKSIDYPEPPAGSPLATTESSKTLLDELERRLQLLKTSREQIEAKWQSKQDLYNHTPSIPPVENYRITDTFGMRRHPFTGRRTMHEGLDFAAHRGEPVYATADGVVISAVDRFRPNNGYGKEVIVDHGYGKQTRYAHLSKVLVRQGQRVSRWDVIGLLGDTGQATGPHVHYEVLVEGKPVNPKDFILE